CAAGAGATCAAGAAAATGATCGTGTAACATATTCCATAGTGGCTGGCAATGAATTAGGGCACTTCAAAATGGAAAAGTCCAATGGAAGTCTCCTTCTTGCTAAACCAATCGACAGAGAACAGCTTAGTCGCTATGTTCTCACCGTAAGAGCCGAAGATACTGGAGGATTGTCCAGTGTGGCCCAAGTTATGGTTCGGGTTCTGGATACCAACGACAGAAGTCCAGAGTTTATAGATCTGCCATACATTTTCCGCGTCAAAGAAAACGACCTGACGGGCTACATTGGCCGCGTTCACGTAACTATTTCTACCTCCGATTCATGTTTGTCTGCatatttcaatgttttttttctaaatcagGCGAAAGATGCTGACATTGAAAAGAACGGACAGATCACATACTTTTTGCCCGCGGATGAAAATTTCGTCATCAACAGTCAAACGGGCGAATTGAAGTCTAAAGCACCACTGGATTACGAGAAAGACAGAGTAAATGAAATCATAAATCTTCAAGTTACCTTGTCTTAATCCTACTGAATTTTACATTGATTAGGTTCATCTTGTGGTTATAGCAGCTCAAGATAATGGGCTCCAACCACGAGTAACGACTGCGACTGCAACAGTGGTTGTGTTAGATTTCCCGGATGAGCGACCCAAATTCTCCCAACAGAAATACGAATCCGACGTGCCGGAGAACATCATTGATTTCTTTGTCGCACAAGTGCAGGTAAGCAAAATAatgccaactttttttcttcgagtAATAGAAAATGCtgaatttttattacaggCGACTGACATGGATAGCGAATCTTCGGTGACTTACACCATACGTCAGGGCGATGCTGAAAAATTTAGAATTGATCCTCAGTCGGGAATTGTGCGAACCAGGCGCTCGCTGGATTATGAGCGACAGGCACAGTATGTCCTTATCATTGGGACACTCGAGAACACGGATGTCAACGACCCACAAGCGACAACAACTCTCTTTGTCAACGTCCAGGTAATAGGATACTTATTcgagaatcgaaaaaaaaagattggaagTTGTTCTGGTTTTATTCAGGATCGAAATGATGTGGCTCCTGTCTACAGCTCCTTGCCAAGGCCTGTACGTCTCAGAAGCACTGTCCCAGTTGGTCAAGTCGTCACTACTGTCATAGCTGTTGATTCCGATGGAACGTCTCCAAATAATCATGTATTACTACACATTTCAAATTTACTCAATTCGATCACTAATTATACATCGTTATGTATATGATTTCAGGTCAGATACGAGTTGGTAAATAATTCCAATAAAGTTGGGCAATTCTTCCGCATTAATCCCGAGTCGGGAGTCATCTCAACCCGCGACAGTCTGCGCAAGGATAATGAGCGCGAATACAAGGTAAAcgtgaaattaaatatttgatttaatagcgattatttttcctttttcccaaaGTTGAGAATTAGGGCTTACGATCTTGGCAAGCCTACGTCCCTGAGCACGCTGGCCACAGTAATTGTGCTGGTTGATCATGTCGCTCCGCTTATCCAGCCAGACGTGACTCACATGTCGTTTTCCGAAATGACTTATTCAGTGTCTGTAGCCGAAGATGCACTGGCCAACACCctcattaaaaatttatcCGTCATTAACAGAACCAACGACCTGCTTCCCGTCTCGTGCGAGATTGTAAGCGGAAATTCTGAAGGTATaaggaaacaaatatttattttcaatacttGCATAAAATGGTATTaatcatcattttattttcagatgCGTTTTACATGAAAGAGTCGGCAGATCGCAATTGTGAGCTGCGGCTCAAAAAAACTCTGGACTTTGAGGCCACGCAACGCTATGAAATTGAAGTTCAATTAAAGACATCGGCCAGCTTCGTTAATCAAGACAGATCTACAGTCAGGGTAAATTTGAATGCATTTTTGAGGATTGAATTCTTGTAGTATATGCCGTGTTTCATTGAAAAGGTGGACGTGACGGTGCTGGATGTGAACGACAATTCCCCGAAATTCTTGTCGAAGTACCCAGAGAATCGCTTCACCAATGGCAAGTTCTACGCAGCGATATCGGCCGATGCTCCCATCTCGTCGGTGTTGATTTTAGTGGCGGCCGAAGACGCCGATAGCGGGCCACTCGGTCAACTCGTTTACGATATCATGGAGGAGACCAACAGCGGCAAATTGTTTAACATTGACAAATCAACTGGTACCATTCACACTGAGAAAATGATGAGTGCAGTCCGTCAATTACCTATTCGGCTCATTGTGACTGCAAGGGATAATCCTGGCCAGCCCGTTGGCTATCGTGAAACCAACTGCCAAGTTGTGGTGAGTCAATTATTTCTATATTCTCTTTGAACCCCACACTTAATCTTTTTCGTTTGTATATTTTGTAGGTGAACATAATAGAACCGCAACATCGTTTAGTGCTGGTTTTGCCCAATTCATCGCCCGATCAAGTCCACCGCTCGCAGTCCTCCATCATCGATATCTTGCAAGAAGAGACAAAGATGATTGTGCGGGTTGAGAAACTTCAAGCGCTCACTAGCATCTCGCCCAATGGCACAATCTTGGTTGACCCATCTGGCTCAGAACTTTGGTTCTATTGCGTCGATCCTACCACGGAGACGATTGTATTAACCAATCACAGTCAAATAAACAGgcaataattttcattttaaagctCAATTACTAAGACTGAATAATTGAttgttattttgtgtgtgcagtacGGTTCTGGAAATGGGATCGACGAATCATCTAGCCTACCTCATGGCAACCAAACTGAAATTAGACGTCTCTGAAATTCGACAGCCGTTGGACAATCGTTGGGCGTCAAAACCCTATGATTCGGATACTCCGGCCAACCGTCTATGGAACGGTTTTCCTGCCGCTCTCGTGGTAGTCGGTGTACTGGTCTTTTTGCTTGCTCTTGGCGGCATCGTCTATATCTGCGCCTCGTGGGACAGGTGTGTGGGATACGATCCTATTGCCATATATGAACTAccattcattttccaaacGCTTTTCTAGTAGGTTGCAGAGCAACACCGACAAAAGAGTCCAACCTTACGTGGTATTTCCACCGTATAATCCTGTTGTCATAGATCCTAACCCAAAAGAATATGAAACCCAAGTAAGATGCAATTAAttgtataattttaaaaagactaatttaaaattgatttttgatgGCGTAAGATACTGCAGTTGAGTGTCAATAATAGCACCGACGATTCGGAATCGAGCGGTGATCACAACATGGATTACAACGCGAGACGAAATCGTGTTTTCCCTCTAGCAGTGCCGACCTACATTTCAGGTAGAATTCCACAAGTTATATTCGTCTCGCCACTTCTTAATCAAAACTGTGTTGTTTTAGGTCACCATATAAATGGTGCCCTCAATTCAGCCAACGCGGACATCGCTACCCTGCGTTTTTCCAGTTTGGCGGGTATGGGGCACTGTGAGTTTGCCCCCCACCAGTTTTTCCCTGAACAAGAGGAGGAAGACGTGTCTTCTATGATCATCTATGATGATCCACCCATTCCGACAACTAATCCACTATATGAAGGGTAAGTACAGTTACTCTCGTACGAGTTTCTAGTGCCCTATTATTcatttaactatttttttccccatacGATTGCAGATCTGATGAAGATCCACTAAACTTCACCAGCGCAACCAATGCCAACGTTACCTTCAGGAGTAAACTACAGCGGTTTGGCATTCCTGAAGTGTCCACTGAGCTCTGAATAATTTGAGCTTCAAACAATGAGTCGAACTCGAAagagattgttttttttttgtatttgtgtgTTGAAAGTTGAATCACGATATTTTTCTCTGTTGATCTTTATCGCTCTGAGGATTATCTTTGAACGAATAATGATTTTGTCCCATGTTTTCTTTGCCAAACCTCCCTGCtgtgaataataaaataaccgTTGTATTATTATCATCTAACTGAGTAACTAAGACAGCGGTTAGTAACGTACTAACGTTAGTAAATATTCGATATGGTagaaaacaagtaaaaatggaaaaaatcacaaataaaaaattgcaaagCTAAATTTTAGTTATACGAACGGCCTGATAGATCTTTATCTACGATTTTCACGAGAACAAATTCTAATAGGCCTACGCTACTCGACTTGCGTCGCTAGGTTCCTCTCCGACAGAGGGGCTTTTTACGACAGGTGGAGTTGATTAGCGTTTTTAAAGGTTTCACgttaaattttcgattaaTAGAAAGGAAGGCGAGTCGACGATAGTTACACTACTATTGAActgctaaatattttaaaataattctgtCATTGAACTTTGAAGTTGTCTTGTTtattgaaacttgaaaaatgaacacATATTATCAAGAGTGAAAACAATTAAACGAAGAATTATTGCCTTATtggaagcaaaacaaaaaaaaaaaaaaaaaacgaaaaaagaaaagaaaaaaagggtggtCCGTCACCctatagaccttattaagatccaaaggtatgagtcaagccgacccctttgcgtcgcgttgcagtgtgaaggggtgccatGAACAGAAGATTTTATTTGGCTCGGCCCATGGTGTTATTCTCAGGACTTGTCGggttaatcgtgcccgaggaaagaatagggaggaaagaaaagtctggtcccctctttttttcattctttcctttcctccctttccttccctcgggcacgattaaccCTACGTAACTTAAGTACGTACCGCCGCGGTGGTTGTCCCGTCAGGCGGCGGTAAGTACCACCGTGGCGTTTTGAGACCAAGTTGGAATATTGAATTACGAATCCTAATGGCAACCCTGCTCGAAGCTAGTTCAGTTCATtcttttcacaccagagttctCTCCCCACACAGCGAATTCACAATGGCAGAGCAGGTCGTCGATGTCTTGCACCCTAGCAGATCCTCTATCCATAAGGAGGTTTCTGAGATAATGGCCAGGATGTACAAAGTCACAACTGATGTAGTTTCCTGCTTTGGTTTCCGTACCAACTTTTGTAGTGGCAAGTCAACTGGATTTCCCTTGGCCTCTATTCCATGGACTTCCTCAAGAAGTTGGAACCTAAGCATCGCCTTGCCCTGGTTAGTCACCCTTACATAAACACTCATTGAATGTGAACTAATATCTTGTTAGTCTCAGTAGAAGGGGATGTTCGAGAAGAACAAGGTATCTCACAAACAACGAAAGGAGAGAGCAGAATGAAGAAAGTCcaagtcaattttcaattagTGGTATTTTGCATGCTGTTGCTGATCTGATTAAGTGGATAAAAAAGTATAAAGTTTGCCATTCTTGCTAGtcttttttgtgatttctGTTACGCACCTCATCTTCCCTATGCCCATTGTGtataattattctttataaTTACTAATACATCATTTAATCATTATTATAGCATCATAACTGTCTGCGATAGTTGATCATATTCAtacctggaaaaaaatttaggaaTTTTGTTTATTGAAAGGCCAAACAAGTTAACGTAAAACTGTTACATGACTTCGGTtctaaaaaagtagaaaaagttTGTTATGACAGCTACGATTACCAAAGCAAGAGCCAATTGTTTTTCCCTCGGACGCGCTTTAGCCTCGTCATAatcgagaaacaaaaagattacAATGAGAACAATGGAGACTACGGACAAAGCGAAAATCGATCCATTAATGAAATGACCAAGAAGAACTAGGTCGTTTTTATAGTCTTTGATGACTGGAACCAGAGCCCTCATGATGTCCATTATTTGGGAAACATTTACACAATTTATGGACGTGTTGATGGAAGGGGACTTGTTTTTGAGCTCTAGCTCCCTTTTTTTCAGCTTCGCACAGCAGCTTTCTCAGACGTAGGATTTCACTACGTTGGTCATCCATGGAATCAGGTGAGAGGAAGCTAGTGGAAGTAGTTTGAATGTTGTCCGATGTTGCTTCTGAAAATGTAGAAACAGTTGGTAATTACAGATATGATTATCAAAGCTAGAGCCAATCGTCTTACCCACGGACGCGCATTAGCCTCGTCATAATTGAGAAACAGCAAAACAACAATGAGAATAATAGAGAATGCAGACAAAAAGAGAATCCATCCATTAATGATATGACCAAGAAGAAGTAGTTCGTTTTTATAGTCTTTCATGACTGGAACCAGAGCCCTCAAGATGTCCATTATTTGGGCAACATTAACACAATTTATGGACGTGTTGATGGAAGGGATCTTGTTGATGAGGTCTTGCTCCCTTTTTTCAGCTTCGCCCAGCAGCTTTCTCAGACGTAGGATTTCATTACCTTGGTCATCCATGGGATCAGGTGAGATGAAGCTGGAAGTTGTTGGTGGAAAGTTGATCGATGTGCTTGTCCtacaaaagaagacaaaaataattaagattttgtaaattatttcatgtaaagTTTCAATACTTCATCATGGTTCTTTCTACATACCCTTCAGTTTTAGAATTCTCCTCGTAAAAAGTTTTCAGAAGATTTTTGGTCAATTCCAATTGGGCAACAACCCCATCATATTCGTTGATGCAATCTTGCTCCTCTGCTGTCAGAgctcttttccctttctttactttttgaacaagTTCGATGTCAGCCTGCAAACAAAGCATTCATTATGTAGACATGCAAAACAAGATTACTGGTGATATTATTACCTTCCTCTTCGCCAGCTCATTTAATTTCTGCTTTATAATGGAGTAGTAAGAATTGTAACCCGTTTCCGGAAAGTCCAATCCCTTCCTTTCATCCATTTCTATCGGTGTCGCCATTTCCATTCAGTTTGTGATAGAATCTAGTTGAATCCCGTTGGTTATGGGGCCTTATGAGTTGTCGGGTTCGGCAACCGTAGGCGAGTTGCTGCAATTCCTgtgacagaaatgagaaaatttaTAGTTGCCGAAACCCATTTAATGACATCGCTTTCCTCCCCCGACACATAACGGCAAACACGAGTTTGCATCACGCACATAATTGTACCGTACTTGTCGCTTAGACGCTACAATTAACAAACTTATTTTGCACAAAGGTAAATCAGACCACATTTACCACCACCTATGGATGATGATTCTCGGAGGAGATTCCGACAATGAATCAAGAGACGTAAATTGAACTTTGTTATTCTCATTTATTTGCTGTCCTTTTAATAACGTTCGAGTTGCTTACAGAACCAGAACGATAGACGATACGGTCAAAGAGGTCGTGGTTATTTGCGCTCCTTGTATAGCGAGTAGCA
This sequence is a window from Daphnia pulicaria isolate SC F1-1A chromosome 7, SC_F0-13Bv2, whole genome shotgun sequence. Protein-coding genes within it:
- the LOC124351049 gene encoding cadherin-99C-like isoform X2, yielding MDRLPSKRSAGRTSCPVFALVLLVCLSVAIDAELCDIESGQSNVILDIEESRGPQTNQSTRPKVLPIVGDVPAGEISLTIASSSNPNVFALLGKELKLTSPLDRDHQDISSVILQVSCTNSATGRRRNIPVIVRISDVNDKAPVFLNSSYSVTIPEDLPVGGIVIRDIEAKDADAGINALVEYKVVPNSQRMRSGGNVSLFNETNPALDAFDGFGMFEFPAAHIPVMTLRQPIDYESVRRYLVTIVASDRALNAQDRLSSTATLTVKVSDVEDQPPAFQYVGCPLNDRGVCITPNYTTTIISGVTSGLLTLKPDRILALDTDPSSLAPIRYTFDQGSPPNFREYFEINPNSGWVKQIKPANRSVVNKFDLIVKAEEMTSKKRSSSATLSIEVGNDNNFAPRLVAEALEGFVDENSPVGTPVISARRKGQPLQLKVVEEDSESENPLSQYEIELTSPAFRVNKVGIMEVAVPNLDRDAPNPSTLTFQAIARKAGGATTSPIAISIRILDVNDNAPRFPSFKPVFLQAGDSKKVVTQVQAEDKDWADNGRIEYAVVDVTNNGKNKFVINPQTGVIDSSGALKPGEKFTLTLQATDGGGKSSLGLLEVIIIPGPNIQAPVFTKDSYEISVDEGSPVNSLVYTFQARDQENDRVTYSIVAGNELGHFKMEKSNGSLLLAKPIDREQLSRYVLTVRAEDTGGLSSVAQVMVRVLDTNDRSPEFIDLPYIFRVKENDLTGYIGRVHAKDADIEKNGQITYFLPADENFVINSQTGELKSKAPLDYEKDRVHLVVIAAQDNGLQPRVTTATATVVVLDFPDERPKFSQQKYESDVPENIIDFFVAQVQATDMDSESSVTYTIRQGDAEKFRIDPQSGIVRTRRSLDYERQAQYVLIIGTLENTDVNDPQATTTLFVNVQDRNDVAPVYSSLPRPVRLRSTVPVGQVVTTVIAVDSDGTSPNNHVRYELVNNSNKVGQFFRINPESGVISTRDSLRKDNEREYKLRIRAYDLGKPTSLSTLATVIVLVDHVAPLIQPDVTHMSFSEMTYSVSVAEDALANTLIKNLSVINRTNDLLPVSCEIVSGNSEDAFYMKESADRNCELRLKKTLDFEATQRYEIEVQLKTSASFVNQDRSTVRVDVTVLDVNDNSPKFLSKYPENRFTNGKFYAAISADAPISSVLILVAAEDADSGPLGQLVYDIMEETNSGKLFNIDKSTGTIHTEKMMSAVRQLPIRLIVTARDNPGQPVGYRETNCQVVVNIIEPQHRLVLVLPNSSPDQVHRSQSSIIDILQEETKMIVRVEKLQALTSISPNGTILVDPSGSELWFYCVDPTTETIVLTNHSQINSTVLEMGSTNHLAYLMATKLKLDVSEIRQPLDNRWASKPYDSDTPANRLWNGFPAALVVVGVLVFLLALGGIVYICASWDRLQSNTDKRVQPYVVFPPYNPVVIDPNPKEYETQILQLSVNNSTDDSESSGDHNMDYNARRNRVFPLAVPTYISGHHINGALNSANADIATLRFSSLAGMGHCEFAPHQFFPEQEEEDVSSMIIYDDPPIPTTNPLYEGSDEDPLNFTSATNANVTFRSKLQRFGIPEVSTEL
- the LOC124351049 gene encoding cadherin-99C-like isoform X1 — protein: MDRLPSKRSAGRTSCPVFALVLLVCLSVAIDAELCDIESGQSNVILDIEESRGPQTNQSTRPKVLPIVGDVPAGEISLTIASSSNPNVFALLGKELKLTSPLDRDHQDISSVILQVSCTNSATGRRRNIPVIVRISDVNDKAPVFLNSSYSVTIPEDLPVGGIVIRDIEAKDADAGINALVEYKVVPNSQRMRSGGNVSLFNETNPALDAFDGFGMFEFPAAHIPVMTLRQPIDYESVRRYLVTIVASDRALNAQDRLSSTATLTVKVSDVEDQPPAFQYVGCPLNDRGVCITPNYTTTIISGVTSGLLTLKPDRILALDTDPSSLAPIRYTFDQGSPPNFREYFEINPNSGWVKQIKPANRSVVNKFDLIVKAEEMTSKKRSSSATLSIEVGNDNNFAPRLVAEALEGFVDENSPVGTPVISARRKGQPLQLKVVEEDSESENPLSQYEIELTSPAFRVNKVGIMEVAVPNLDRDAPNPSTLTFQAIARKAGGATTSPIAISIRILDVNDNAPRFPSFKPVFLQAGDSKKVVTQVQAEDKDWADNGRIEYAVVDVTNNGKNKFVINPQTGVIDSSGALKPGEKFTLTLQATDGGGKSSLGLLEVIIIPGPNIQAPVFTKDSYEISVDEGSPVNSLVYTFQARDQENDRVTYSIVAGNELGHFKMEKSNGSLLLAKPIDREQLSRYVLTVRAEDTGGLSSVAQVMVRVLDTNDRSPEFIDLPYIFRVKENDLTGYIGRVHAKDADIEKNGQITYFLPADENFVINSQTGELKSKAPLDYEKDRVHLVVIAAQDNGLQPRVTTATATVVVLDFPDERPKFSQQKYESDVPENIIDFFVAQVQATDMDSESSVTYTIRQGDAEKFRIDPQSGIVRTRRSLDYERQAQYVLIIGTLENTDVNDPQATTTLFVNVQDRNDVAPVYSSLPRPVRLRSTVPVGQVVTTVIAVDSDGTSPNNHVRYELVNNSNKVGQFFRINPESGVISTRDSLRKDNEREYKLRIRAYDLGKPTSLSTLATVIVLVDHVAPLIQPDVTHMSFSEMTYSVSVAEDALANTLIKNLSVINRTNDLLPVSCEIVSGNSEDAFYMKESADRNCELRLKKTLDFEATQRYEIEVQLKTSASFVNQDRSTVRVDVTVLDVNDNSPKFLSKYPENRFTNGKFYAAISADAPISSVLILVAAEDADSGPLGQLVYDIMEETNSGKLFNIDKSTGTIHTEKMMSAVRQLPIRLIVTARDNPGQPVGYRETNCQVVVNIIEPQHRLVLVLPNSSPDQVHRSQSSIIDILQEETKMIVRVEKLQALTSISPNGTILVDPSGSELWFYCVDPTTETIVLTNHSQINSTVLEMGSTNHLAYLMATKLKLDVSEIRQPLDNRWASKPYDSDTPANRLWNGFPAALVVVGVLVFLLALGGIVYICASWDSRLQSNTDKRVQPYVVFPPYNPVVIDPNPKEYETQILQLSVNNSTDDSESSGDHNMDYNARRNRVFPLAVPTYISGHHINGALNSANADIATLRFSSLAGMGHCEFAPHQFFPEQEEEDVSSMIIYDDPPIPTTNPLYEGSDEDPLNFTSATNANVTFRSKLQRFGIPEVSTEL